GGCCATCTCCTTTCTACTAGTCACGTCCTCGGTGCAGGGGACAAGGCAAGTGCAACCGAATGAGAGGCGAACTCTCCTAGACCTCATAGTGAAGGTCAATGAGGACAGTAGCAATAGCAGAGAAAGCGGGAAAGTCCTGTCCAGACGGTACAGCGAGAGTGCTGATCTACACAGACTATCATCCTCCAGGGAGAGAACGAACTCACCTGCAAGATCCAGCAGCAGGAGACCTATAGGTAAGGCAGGagctatatttttatatcttgtatactttttattgatTTAACTCCGAATTGAGGCGAATTCAGATCAGAATTTCAAAACTGAACCTACAAACTCAGACCACAGATGATGACTTTTTCCCAAACAGCTCTTTTAGACTATATTATTCCATTCGAATTTAGAATTTTCGACAGTttgggagtttagtgaataagctgtGCAGTAATTTGTTTAAACTTCGAATTCCATCAGTGTTGGAAGTTTGTGCAGTGAGCAGGGACATACCTTCAATCTAAGCCACAAGACTCTGTTTTATCCCCCTTGATGAAGCACTACATGCTCCCTGCTGATCGTTACACAGAGTTTGTAATCGGTTTAGTGGAGATGAGTAGATTTCATCCCGGGATCATGGTCTGCTTGCTTTGCCTGGGCTGACTGTCTTCACGCTGTTAGacacattttatattcttttccatTTTTCTCCAATCCGTTTCTCTAGCTCTGGTAGTCTAAACTCTTTATGTGCCAAAGCTGAAGGTTAAacgagttttttttgtttagttttttgcctaaattactaaaaaaaaaaaaagttaacacttTAAAATTTGTAGTTTCATGAAAATCACATGACAAAGtcatggagtaaaaaaaaaaaaaaagcaatattgtAACACGTGAGAGATACATTCTTTGAAGTGCTAACACATTTTTAGGTTATTGTAACATGTGATGAATACTTTGCCACTGGCTTAGACATCCAGACTTAGAAGTAAACCCACTTCAAAAGTCACAGTGGTAAGGGAAATAAAACCAAACCGAAGTACGTTCTCTTAGCAGACATGATGCTGCTATTAACTTTGTTTTTTGTCATTCTTTAAATCCCAGAAGCAATGTCTATAATAGAGAAGAGGTATGCAGATCATACATGCTCCAGACTTTAGTTACTAACCTCAGATGATCAGTGACTCACAGAAAATAGaagttgtgttatttttttttctctctctctctctgtctgtctctgtctctttatctatctatatctgtatAATGCTATTCTACCAGATTGCCCCTTAGCCTAATTGGTTGTCTTCTCTGACCCCACAATTTAATTTGTTATGAAAAATCAATGAGGCTGTGAGAGCTTCTGCCTCACTTGTCAAATGCATATTACAAGGGCTATGCAGGACAAATCAATTATTGTAGCCCCCCTGATTCATCACAGACTTCTATTTTActagttgattttttttattattaatttcagCTGGTAagtaacacaaacaaacaaacaaacaaacaaacaaaaaaaatctataaaaaaaaaccctagaTTATACCCAAGAGCTAGATAGAGGAACATGTTCTGAAATATGTTTGTGTATCTATTTTAGACATTCCTACAACCTTTATGAATTCTAAGTTTATTACAAGTATAATATTTTTTAGCATTATAAAGGCATTTGGTTTGATgtttacatattatatttattcaATACAAACTCTTGCCtttgtataaatgtatatttgcTAATTGCTGTAATGTCATGATAGCTAAATTGAAACAAAATCAAATATTGCATGTTTCGAAGACATCTAGATGTTGTTTGGAAATATACTGAAGAAAGTTGGGAGATTTTTCTCTACTGTGAAAAATATCTTCAAATGTTATTTTGTTGAAAAGTTGTTGAACAGTTACATCTTTAAGgggaaataaaaatagaacattGCACATGTTATAGCATGTTCTAAAATATGCAAACATGAGAATGTTGTATAGTGAcagatattaatttaaaaaaaatgaaacggTTCTTATTTATACAAACTGAAATCAGCCTTATAAATTGCTTTTAAGTACTGGGTGATTTTCAAATTATATCTGATAAAGAGTAAAAGTTTCCTTTTAATTGGTCATTAATATAGCTGTCTGTTTAGAGTAGAGAAAGTGTGCACATTGTGATCATGTGCTCAGCTGGACACAGCCTTGTCAGGTAGTTGTGGGCAGGAGAGTAGAAAAGAGTGTGTACAGCCATACAAAAAAAACTCCACTGCATGACATTATGTCCTCTTCATTGTAACATCTCCTTCACTGCACGTGAAAGGCCATTCAATAGGCTAATCAGTGTTCTACTGCATGTATATTCTACTTACACAGTAGAAGGCAACATTGTCATCCACAAATTACACActgcattaaagaaacactccaaacaccacaacCGCTTCAGGTCACTGTCATGGGTAGGGTGCCTAGAGTGCACCCCCCTTTTGCCTCCCAACATTGTAAGTAGTTTAAACCATTTTTGACTAGTTTAACTTCTTATATGGTGTCTGTGGGGCCCACCACCACTACTTCCATTGTAGGACTTTCGTCAGAAGAGCTGAAAGTGCGTGCTGTGGAACTAGTGATACTT
The nucleotide sequence above comes from Pelobates fuscus isolate aPelFus1 chromosome 4, aPelFus1.pri, whole genome shotgun sequence. Encoded proteins:
- the ALKAL1 gene encoding ALK and LTK ligand 1 isoform X2, translated to MQRARKWHALLAISFLLVTSSVQGTRQVQPNERRTLLDLIVKVNEDSSNSRESGKVLSRRYSESADLHRLSSSRERTNSPARSSSRRPIEIFSRHPTLKDKFINHFTGPVTFSAECNKHFFRLYHNTRDCSTPATYIRCANMLKRLAASPLCSQS